One region of Streptomyces rishiriensis genomic DNA includes:
- a CDS encoding TetR/AcrR family transcriptional regulator, with protein sequence MNDGDGDAGHTARPQRADARRNKETLLDAAAAIFVTAGVEAPVRDIAARAGVGTATIYRHFPTRADLIIAVYRHQVDACAEAGPALLAQGPTPYTALGRWIDLFVDFLVTKHGLAAVLQSDSSGFEALHAYFLDRLVPVCGSLLDAAVASGEIRSGLQAYEVMRGVGNLCIGADNDPRYDPRRLVGLLVAGLRRPH encoded by the coding sequence GTGAACGACGGCGACGGGGACGCGGGGCACACGGCCCGGCCCCAGCGGGCGGACGCCCGGCGCAACAAGGAGACGCTGCTCGACGCGGCCGCCGCGATCTTCGTCACGGCGGGCGTGGAAGCGCCGGTGCGTGACATCGCCGCCAGGGCCGGCGTCGGCACGGCCACGATCTACCGCCACTTCCCGACGCGGGCGGACCTCATCATCGCCGTCTACCGGCACCAGGTCGACGCGTGTGCCGAAGCGGGTCCGGCCCTGCTGGCGCAAGGCCCCACCCCGTACACGGCGCTGGGGCGATGGATCGACCTCTTCGTCGACTTCCTGGTCACCAAGCACGGACTCGCCGCCGTGCTCCAGTCCGACAGCTCGGGCTTCGAGGCGCTGCACGCGTACTTCCTCGACCGCCTCGTACCCGTGTGCGGCAGCCTGCTCGACGCCGCGGTCGCCTCGGGTGAGATCCGGTCCGGCCTCCAGGCCTACGAGGTCATGCGGGGCGTCGGCAACCTGTGCATCGGCGCAGACAACGATCCCCGCTACGACCCGCGCCGACTGGTCGGACTCCTCGTCGCCGGGCTGCGCCGACCGCACTGA
- a CDS encoding sodium/solute symporter, whose amino-acid sequence MTEFSDDAQTMSLVAFTAIATITLLLCVMTGPDRDDLAEFYTGYRSLSPLRNGLAIAGDYISAATVLGTGGVIALCGYDGVVLALSTALSLMLLMFLLAEPLRNAGRFTMGDALARRMPGRAVRITACAVTLAALLPMMLVQLAGTGQLLAFILGFSGDSVKTGCVVCMGALMISYAAIGGMKGTALIQMLKIVMLLGSGTVIAVLVLYRFDWNPGTLFDAAAEGSGVGDAFLHSGLEFAGGPFPRVDMITAQLSVVLGGACLPHITMRMYTASSARQVRRSMSWAVSGVALFVLVMTVVGFGATAIVGRAVIAQADPQGNTAYLLGSRAAFGREVSTAETLLFTTVTTAIFLTVLASVAGMILACANSLAHDVFAARDPRMSARREMLLARLSALAVGVPTILLAAQVQHRSLQPLVTLSFCLGASALAPALVYSLFWRRYTRTGLLATLIGGTLSVLLLMPGTNLVSGSPVSAFPEADFNWFPFTTTGIVTVPLGFAFGWLGTVVSGRRKAEEQRREYEAVEGWILAGAVRRQG is encoded by the coding sequence ATGACGGAGTTCAGCGACGACGCCCAGACGATGTCCCTCGTCGCGTTCACCGCGATCGCCACGATCACCCTGCTGCTGTGCGTGATGACCGGCCCCGACCGCGACGACCTCGCCGAGTTCTACACCGGCTACCGCTCCCTCTCCCCGCTGCGCAACGGCCTGGCCATCGCGGGGGACTACATCTCGGCGGCCACCGTCCTGGGCACCGGCGGGGTGATCGCCCTGTGCGGTTACGACGGTGTCGTCCTCGCCCTCAGCACGGCCCTCTCCCTGATGCTGCTGATGTTCCTGCTGGCCGAACCGCTGCGCAACGCGGGCCGCTTCACCATGGGCGACGCGCTGGCCCGCCGTATGCCGGGGCGCGCGGTGCGCATCACGGCGTGCGCGGTCACGCTCGCCGCGCTGCTGCCGATGATGCTCGTGCAACTCGCCGGCACCGGCCAGCTGCTCGCCTTCATCCTGGGGTTCTCCGGCGACTCGGTGAAGACGGGCTGTGTCGTCTGCATGGGTGCGCTGATGATCAGCTACGCGGCGATCGGCGGCATGAAGGGCACCGCCCTCATCCAGATGCTGAAGATCGTGATGCTGCTCGGCTCCGGCACGGTCATCGCCGTGCTCGTCCTCTACCGCTTCGACTGGAACCCGGGCACCCTCTTCGACGCGGCCGCCGAGGGCAGCGGGGTCGGCGACGCCTTCCTGCACTCGGGGCTGGAGTTCGCCGGCGGCCCCTTCCCCCGCGTCGACATGATCACCGCCCAGTTGTCGGTCGTGCTGGGCGGCGCCTGCCTGCCGCACATCACCATGCGCATGTACACCGCCTCCAGCGCCCGCCAGGTACGCCGGTCGATGTCCTGGGCGGTCTCCGGCGTCGCGCTGTTCGTGCTGGTCATGACGGTCGTCGGCTTCGGCGCCACGGCGATCGTCGGCCGTGCGGTGATCGCGCAGGCGGACCCGCAGGGCAACACCGCCTACCTGCTGGGCTCCCGGGCCGCCTTCGGCCGCGAGGTGTCCACGGCCGAGACCCTGCTGTTCACGACGGTCACCACGGCGATCTTCCTCACCGTGCTCGCCTCGGTCGCCGGCATGATCCTCGCCTGCGCCAACTCCCTCGCCCACGACGTCTTCGCGGCACGCGACCCGCGCATGTCGGCGCGCCGCGAGATGCTCCTGGCCCGGCTGTCCGCGCTGGCCGTCGGCGTCCCCACGATCCTGCTGGCCGCCCAGGTCCAGCACCGCAGCCTCCAGCCCCTGGTCACCCTCTCCTTCTGCCTCGGCGCCTCGGCGCTCGCCCCCGCCCTCGTCTACAGCCTCTTCTGGCGCCGCTACACCCGGACGGGCCTGCTGGCCACCCTGATCGGCGGCACCCTGTCCGTGCTGCTCCTCATGCCGGGCACCAACCTGGTCTCGGGGTCGCCCGTCTCCGCCTTCCCCGAGGCCGACTTCAACTGGTTCCCCTTCACCACCACCGGCATCGTCACCGTCCCCCTGGGCTTCGCCTTCGGCTGGCTGGGCACGGTGGTCTCGGGCCGCCGCAAGGCGGAGGAGCAGCGCCGCGAGTACGAAGCGGTGGAGGGCTGGATCCTGGCGGGCGCGGTGCGCAGGCAGGGATGA
- a CDS encoding aldo/keto reductase, protein MQYRTLGRTGVQVSSLALGAMNFGRIGRTGQDEATALVDAALEAGINLIDTADMYSDGESEELVGKAIAGRRDDIVLATKAGMPMGDDPNRRGSSRRWLVTELDNSLRRLGVDHVDLYQIHRWDPRTSDEETLAALTDLQRAGKIRHFGSSTFPAHRIVQAQWAAREHHLSRYVTEQPSYSILQRGIESHVLPVTEEYGLGVLVWSPLASGWLTGAIREGRPVTTSRSTFMPERFDTSVPANRARLDAVEQLAAVADEAGLTMIQLALGFVTAHPAVTSALIGPRTPEHLRAQLAAADTVLSADVLDAIDAVVTPGTDLAAHEKFDTPPALLDPSLRRR, encoded by the coding sequence ATGCAGTACCGCACGTTGGGCCGCACCGGTGTGCAGGTCAGTTCGCTCGCGCTCGGCGCGATGAACTTCGGCAGGATCGGGCGCACCGGCCAGGATGAGGCCACCGCCCTCGTCGACGCCGCCCTGGAAGCCGGGATCAACCTCATAGACACCGCCGACATGTACAGCGACGGCGAGTCGGAGGAACTTGTCGGCAAGGCCATCGCCGGACGACGCGACGACATCGTGCTGGCCACGAAGGCCGGCATGCCCATGGGCGACGACCCCAACCGGCGGGGCAGCTCACGCCGCTGGCTCGTCACCGAGCTGGACAACAGCCTGCGCCGGCTCGGCGTCGACCACGTCGACCTCTATCAGATCCACCGATGGGACCCGCGCACCAGCGACGAGGAGACGCTCGCGGCGCTGACCGACCTTCAGCGCGCCGGAAAGATCCGCCACTTCGGCTCCTCGACCTTCCCGGCCCACCGCATCGTGCAGGCGCAGTGGGCCGCCCGCGAGCACCACCTGAGCCGCTACGTCACCGAACAGCCCAGCTACTCGATCCTCCAGCGCGGCATCGAGAGCCACGTCCTGCCCGTGACCGAGGAGTACGGGCTCGGCGTCCTGGTGTGGAGCCCACTGGCCTCCGGGTGGCTCACCGGCGCGATCCGCGAGGGCCGGCCCGTCACGACCAGCCGCTCGACCTTCATGCCGGAACGTTTCGACACCTCCGTCCCCGCCAACCGGGCCCGGCTCGACGCCGTCGAGCAACTGGCCGCGGTCGCCGACGAGGCCGGGCTGACCATGATCCAGCTCGCGCTCGGCTTCGTGACCGCGCATCCCGCCGTGACGAGCGCGCTCATCGGCCCCCGCACGCCGGAGCATCTGCGCGCGCAGCTCGCCGCCGCGGACACTGTGCTCTCCGCCGACGTGCTCGACGCGATCGACGCTGTCGTCACGCCGGGCACCGACCTCGCCGCACACGAGAAGTTCGACACCCCGCCCGCCCTGCTCGACCCGTCACTGCGGCGCCGCTGA
- a CDS encoding cellulose-binding protein, with translation MSSASVSPPGFVTVRGRGYRPEQVEAYTAALCADRDAAWERAARLTVLAREMEAEAEELREVVARLAPQTYDSLGERARRILQLGTEEAEAVRVNARSEAREHVAHGEACALDLRRAAQEEADALRAQAEERARQRLLAARAEADELRIGTRREVKESRGEALAALREVRQRTAAMLAEQEKAHAERWAAAEREAAERAAAIDARHARSLARAEAALSEAEQAYAEAEESARLRQEEADARAAELLAEARAREERAVRETERVLREHGERRDDVQAHMDHVRNSLSALTGRAVD, from the coding sequence ATGAGCAGCGCATCGGTGTCACCACCGGGATTCGTGACCGTTCGCGGCCGCGGATACCGTCCGGAACAGGTCGAGGCGTACACCGCCGCCCTCTGCGCCGACCGGGACGCCGCCTGGGAACGGGCCGCCCGGCTCACGGTGCTCGCCAGGGAGATGGAGGCGGAGGCCGAGGAACTGCGCGAGGTGGTGGCACGGCTCGCGCCGCAGACGTACGACTCCCTCGGGGAGCGCGCACGGCGCATTCTCCAGCTCGGGACGGAAGAGGCGGAGGCGGTCCGCGTCAACGCGCGGAGCGAGGCGCGAGAGCACGTCGCGCACGGCGAGGCGTGCGCCCTCGATCTGCGCCGCGCGGCGCAGGAGGAGGCGGACGCGCTGCGCGCGCAGGCCGAGGAACGCGCCCGCCAGCGGTTGCTCGCGGCCCGCGCCGAGGCCGACGAACTGCGCATCGGCACCCGGCGCGAGGTCAAGGAGTCCCGGGGCGAGGCACTGGCCGCCCTGCGCGAGGTACGACAGCGCACCGCCGCCATGCTCGCCGAGCAGGAGAAGGCGCACGCCGAGCGGTGGGCCGCGGCGGAGCGCGAGGCGGCCGAACGGGCCGCCGCCATCGACGCGCGGCACGCCCGGTCGCTGGCCCGCGCCGAGGCGGCGCTGTCCGAGGCCGAGCAGGCGTACGCGGAGGCCGAGGAGTCGGCCCGCCTGCGCCAGGAGGAGGCGGACGCGCGGGCCGCCGAACTTCTCGCCGAGGCGCGCGCCCGGGAGGAGCGCGCCGTCCGCGAGACCGAGCGGGTGCTGCGCGAGCACGGCGAACGCCGCGACGACGTCCAGGCGCACATGGACCACGTACGCAACAGCCTGAGCGCACTCACCGGCCGCGCGGTCGACTAG
- a CDS encoding SMI1/KNR4 family protein, with the protein MTTGRLGQKAAPPNAAYAGQVVHFPDPVRAARHPRGVRMDERGYPDFSAYARAAAEIADPPEGFGVDELRLTDYVSANAVLAASGHELWDTVSSVATPHGWTWHHVVGSRRLELVPVEVKALLRHHGGVSSAVVDHAKRGTRPLQETRPAHFGLPKSGVAVTEQQVQGVEEDLGYRLPGAYRSFVKAAGGCAPVGAALDAELGLLVDQPFFTVRDEAAVNDLVYVNKCLRDHLTKDYLGVGFVQGGLLAVKVRGERAGSVWFCSYDDVRDVDPAWSPAERMERLLLPCGEDFDVFLSRLAGNPPELETVANLMVDGGFARAVPAAAASAVGE; encoded by the coding sequence ATGACGACAGGTCGGCTCGGGCAGAAGGCCGCGCCGCCGAACGCGGCCTATGCCGGGCAGGTCGTGCATTTCCCGGATCCGGTCCGGGCGGCACGGCACCCGAGAGGCGTGCGGATGGACGAGCGGGGCTACCCCGACTTCTCGGCGTATGCGCGGGCGGCCGCGGAGATCGCGGATCCGCCGGAGGGCTTCGGCGTGGACGAGCTGCGGCTGACGGACTACGTGTCGGCGAACGCGGTGCTGGCGGCGTCCGGACACGAGCTGTGGGACACCGTGTCGAGCGTGGCGACGCCGCACGGCTGGACGTGGCACCACGTCGTGGGTTCGCGGCGGCTGGAATTGGTCCCGGTCGAGGTGAAGGCGCTGCTGCGGCATCACGGCGGCGTGTCGTCGGCGGTGGTGGACCACGCGAAACGGGGCACCCGGCCGCTCCAGGAGACGCGTCCGGCGCACTTCGGGCTGCCGAAGTCCGGTGTGGCGGTGACGGAGCAGCAGGTACAGGGGGTCGAGGAGGACCTGGGGTACCGGCTGCCCGGGGCGTACCGGTCGTTCGTGAAGGCCGCCGGTGGCTGCGCGCCGGTGGGCGCGGCCCTGGACGCGGAGCTGGGGCTGCTGGTGGACCAGCCGTTCTTCACGGTGCGCGACGAGGCGGCGGTCAATGACCTCGTGTACGTGAACAAGTGTCTGCGTGACCATCTGACGAAGGACTATCTGGGCGTCGGGTTCGTGCAGGGCGGGTTGCTCGCCGTGAAGGTGCGGGGCGAGCGGGCCGGTTCGGTGTGGTTCTGCTCGTACGACGACGTCCGGGACGTGGATCCGGCGTGGTCGCCGGCGGAGCGCATGGAGCGGCTCTTGCTGCCGTGCGGTGAGGACTTCGACGTCTTCCTGTCGAGGCTGGCCGGTAATCCGCCGGAACTGGAGACGGTCGCCAATCTGATGGTGGACGGCGGGTTCGCGCGTGCGGTGCCGGCGGCGGCCGCGTCTGCGGTGGGGGAGTGA
- a CDS encoding SUKH-4 family immunity protein — MGIADRREAGSGAGAGAGSPSGSGPGSGSGNHEASSAPGSASPAVPAAGAGAGGAPGGGDPSLPRTQGGVPGSRLPETQAGVPAGPGSGGPSAPAAPVGATPWAGTDTNADAGDDRSVSLPATVFAPPLSGSDDEAVPPTSAPDAKTALMSGGSRLPRTAVAPALDAPGPGGAGPAGNAPAAPTPATPPTPPSGPAGPSGPSGPSGPSGPSGSSYGYPQGPGAPGGPGSSPSPSGGPSSSSASGPATPPPPGGSSYGYPQGAGAPPPPAGPGTPARSLAPNAGDIADAATSKAAPPPRRNRGGGAQPPPPPSAPGTPGARPANTPPPPPSGPGAPGTPAGGYVPTQLVSALGPEGSPGPAGPAGPGGAPRPPGAPGAPGVPNAPAGPNPPGGTPPGGVHHAATMLADPGRMGPGAPQPPGAPGAPQAPGAPGVPGAPGVPGAQAAPGAPGAPQAPGGPGFPGAPGPQGAPGVQGPGGGAQGAVHHARTMLAGPQAGGPGMPPPPQAPGGPGFPGAPGAPAAPGFPGAPGMAPAAPGAPQPPMPPGGPVPGQPPGYGYPQQQGLPTVGPGYQAVLRFRAQDGSEQQLIRRSAPGTPHPEWQIFHELRAMNVPPDQVLELHTELESCELPGAYCARMMREQWPQARITSIAPYGTDHASRQQGMQQLLAHQGELHQVADGPARPGPVRAPLPPVQAAQPIPPEAIGQELAGVFGPAVFRFEQAAVSRQGVPPVVAHTLVVAGLPADMGPFFWAQAQPGRPVPTLAELAAERGVQPASDAGSYLVMGTDFGKAICVQYGTANIVAVPVEAGPGGAPVPPQFVNTGLPEFARCLALLGRMWRLRFGLNQEQAGRWTVDFQAQLASLDPAALGSPESWWSVLLEQMWDGLL; from the coding sequence CTGGGGATCGCGGATCGGCGGGAGGCCGGCTCCGGGGCGGGTGCCGGCGCCGGGTCTCCTTCCGGGTCGGGTCCCGGGTCCGGCTCCGGGAACCACGAGGCTTCTTCGGCGCCGGGGTCCGCCTCGCCCGCGGTCCCGGCCGCGGGTGCGGGTGCGGGCGGGGCGCCCGGGGGCGGTGATCCCTCGCTTCCCCGGACCCAGGGTGGGGTGCCGGGGAGCCGGCTGCCCGAGACGCAGGCAGGGGTGCCCGCGGGTCCGGGTTCCGGTGGGCCGTCGGCGCCTGCCGCTCCCGTCGGGGCGACACCGTGGGCGGGGACGGACACCAACGCCGACGCCGGTGACGACCGCTCCGTGTCGCTGCCCGCGACCGTTTTCGCGCCGCCGCTGAGCGGCTCCGACGACGAGGCGGTGCCGCCGACGTCCGCACCGGACGCCAAGACGGCGCTGATGTCGGGCGGCAGCCGGCTTCCGCGGACGGCGGTCGCGCCCGCGCTCGACGCTCCGGGGCCGGGTGGCGCGGGACCGGCCGGGAACGCACCGGCCGCCCCGACGCCCGCGACCCCGCCGACTCCGCCGTCCGGTCCGGCGGGTCCGTCCGGTCCGTCCGGTCCGTCCGGTCCGTCCGGTCCGTCCGGGTCGTCGTACGGCTACCCGCAGGGGCCGGGCGCGCCGGGGGGCCCGGGGTCGTCCCCGTCCCCGTCCGGGGGCCCGTCCTCGTCTTCGGCGAGTGGGCCTGCTACGCCGCCTCCGCCCGGCGGGTCCTCCTACGGGTATCCGCAGGGTGCGGGCGCTCCGCCGCCTCCGGCCGGTCCGGGTACGCCCGCGCGGTCCCTCGCGCCGAACGCCGGTGACATCGCGGACGCCGCGACCAGCAAGGCGGCGCCGCCGCCGCGCCGTAACCGTGGGGGAGGGGCGCAGCCGCCGCCTCCGCCGAGCGCGCCGGGAACGCCGGGTGCGCGACCGGCGAACACGCCTCCGCCTCCGCCCTCCGGCCCGGGTGCGCCCGGAACCCCGGCGGGTGGCTATGTGCCCACGCAGCTCGTGTCGGCCCTGGGCCCGGAGGGGTCCCCGGGTCCGGCTGGCCCGGCTGGTCCAGGGGGAGCGCCGCGGCCTCCCGGTGCTCCTGGTGCTCCTGGTGTGCCGAACGCGCCCGCCGGGCCCAACCCGCCCGGGGGCACGCCTCCCGGCGGTGTTCACCATGCCGCGACGATGCTGGCCGACCCGGGCCGGATGGGACCGGGCGCGCCGCAGCCGCCCGGTGCCCCCGGCGCGCCGCAGGCGCCGGGCGCGCCTGGGGTTCCGGGTGCTCCTGGTGTGCCCGGCGCGCAGGCCGCTCCGGGTGCCCCCGGTGCGCCGCAAGCGCCGGGTGGACCTGGCTTCCCGGGCGCCCCGGGGCCGCAGGGCGCGCCCGGTGTGCAGGGTCCCGGAGGGGGCGCGCAGGGCGCCGTTCACCATGCCCGGACCATGTTGGCCGGGCCCCAGGCGGGCGGTCCCGGCATGCCTCCGCCACCCCAGGCTCCCGGTGGCCCCGGGTTCCCGGGCGCTCCCGGCGCTCCCGCGGCTCCCGGTTTCCCGGGTGCTCCGGGCATGGCTCCCGCCGCTCCGGGCGCGCCGCAGCCCCCGATGCCGCCGGGCGGGCCGGTCCCGGGGCAGCCGCCCGGGTACGGGTATCCGCAGCAGCAGGGACTGCCGACGGTCGGCCCGGGCTACCAGGCGGTGCTGCGCTTCCGTGCGCAGGACGGCTCGGAGCAGCAGCTGATCCGGCGTTCCGCGCCGGGGACCCCGCACCCGGAGTGGCAGATCTTCCACGAGCTGCGGGCGATGAACGTGCCGCCGGACCAGGTGCTGGAACTGCACACGGAGCTGGAGTCGTGTGAGCTGCCGGGCGCGTACTGCGCGCGGATGATGCGGGAGCAGTGGCCGCAGGCGCGGATCACGAGCATCGCGCCGTACGGTACGGATCACGCGAGCCGCCAGCAGGGCATGCAGCAGTTGCTGGCGCACCAGGGCGAGTTGCACCAGGTGGCGGACGGACCGGCGCGTCCGGGCCCCGTTCGTGCGCCGTTGCCGCCGGTGCAGGCCGCGCAGCCCATTCCGCCGGAGGCGATCGGGCAGGAACTGGCGGGGGTGTTCGGGCCGGCGGTGTTCCGCTTCGAGCAGGCCGCGGTGTCCCGGCAGGGTGTGCCGCCGGTCGTGGCGCACACCCTGGTGGTGGCGGGTCTGCCGGCGGACATGGGGCCGTTCTTCTGGGCGCAGGCCCAGCCGGGCCGGCCGGTGCCGACGCTGGCGGAACTTGCGGCCGAACGGGGTGTGCAGCCGGCGTCGGACGCGGGCTCGTATCTCGTCATGGGCACTGACTTCGGCAAGGCGATCTGCGTGCAGTACGGCACGGCGAACATCGTCGCGGTGCCGGTGGAGGCGGGGCCGGGCGGTGCGCCCGTACCGCCGCAGTTCGTGAACACCGGACTGCCGGAGTTCGCGCGCTGTCTGGCGCTGCTCGGGCGGATGTGGCGGCTGCGGTTCGGTCTGAACCAGGAGCAGGCCGGTCGGTGGACCGTCGACTTCCAGGCCCAGTTGGCCTCGCTCGACCCGGCGGCGCTCGGGTCGCCCGAGAGCTGGTGGTCGGTGCTGCTGGAACAGATGTGGGACGGGCTGCTGTGA
- a CDS encoding YwqJ-related putative deaminase, which translates to MNATQTGSPTGRSDDLYAAHTAAHHTGRTGDPHTGRSGDPRIGWSATEGPHTPVLRHRRDGILPTVAAALSVRGATLTGTAARTDQPPPLHPLVQDFLDTLTSAQRDRFTGRCAEALLISRHITAADAARSRRAARRPMTNGEARKTLKQAKLTTRRIREDGDPLHGSFATPCRACTALSAHFGVRIVDPSTTDD; encoded by the coding sequence ATGAACGCGACACAGACGGGGTCACCCACCGGCAGGTCGGACGACCTGTACGCCGCCCACACGGCCGCCCACCACACCGGCCGCACCGGCGACCCGCACACCGGCCGGTCCGGCGACCCCCGCATCGGCTGGTCCGCCACCGAGGGGCCGCACACGCCCGTCCTCCGCCACCGCCGGGACGGCATACTCCCCACCGTCGCCGCCGCCCTCTCCGTCCGCGGCGCCACCCTCACCGGCACCGCCGCACGCACCGACCAGCCCCCACCCCTGCACCCCCTCGTCCAGGACTTCCTCGACACCCTCACCAGCGCCCAACGCGACCGCTTCACCGGACGCTGCGCCGAGGCGCTCCTCATCTCCCGGCACATCACCGCCGCCGACGCCGCCCGCAGCAGACGCGCCGCCCGCCGCCCCATGACCAACGGCGAAGCGCGCAAAACCCTCAAACAAGCGAAACTCACCACCCGGCGCATCCGCGAGGACGGCGACCCCCTGCACGGCAGCTTCGCCACCCCCTGCCGCGCCTGCACCGCGCTCAGCGCCCACTTCGGAGTCCGCATCGTCGACCCGTCCACCACCGACGACTGA